A single region of the Deltaproteobacteria bacterium genome encodes:
- the hypF gene encoding carbamoyltransferase HypF gives MARVRRELRVRGAVQGVGFRPWAARRARELGLGGAARNGADGFAVAIEGSEEAVDRFVAALASAPPPGAHIEAIEMAEVAPRGEVAFAIVESRAGAPAAAPRVPLDVAICSDCLRELFDPRARRHRYAFTHCASCGPRAAVLAALPWDRERSALAPFPPCADCHAEYHDPADRRHHAESIACPACGPRLCAFEPGGGALAGDALEHAARALHAGAVVALKGYGGYHLAVDATRDDAVRTLRRRKDRPAKPFALLAPDLATAERIVRLGAAERELLAGPARAVVVAPRRPRGPHALGLAEALAPGIADLGVLLPVAPAHHLLLFAPGTTPERDAPRFPALVLTSANLGGEPILHRDDEARARLAGLADLVVGHDRAVLRPNDDPVYRSAPAGPIPIRLSRASAPLVLALPGGLRAREPVVALGGELKCAPALACGGELLLGEHVGDLAGAAAFDAARDRAAGLARLAGVAPALATHDLHPDGAGAALAAQLAPRTASVQHHHAHAAACLVEHGRAGPALALALDGLGYGLDGTLWGGELLEVELARCERLAHLEPVPLAGGDAAAREPWRMAAVWLRRAFPEGAPRLPWHARRDPARLAALETIAARGIASPPTSSCGRLFDALASLLDLVDEASHEAEAALALESAAEAAEPATLPGALGAGSRSGVAPGVVIEVAPLVRALTIARARGAAVPGLAAAFHEELAATLAAAAAGWARARRLTAVVLTGGCFQNRRLLEAVRTRLLAAGLEPLLHRRLPPGDGGLAVGQLAVAVAREAAGGSAAAQLGKRLE, from the coding sequence ATGGCGCGCGTGCGCCGCGAGCTGCGCGTGCGCGGCGCGGTGCAGGGCGTGGGCTTCCGCCCCTGGGCCGCCCGGCGCGCGCGGGAGCTCGGGCTCGGCGGCGCCGCGCGCAACGGTGCCGACGGCTTCGCGGTCGCGATCGAGGGCAGCGAGGAGGCCGTCGATCGCTTCGTGGCCGCGCTCGCGAGCGCGCCGCCACCGGGCGCGCACATCGAGGCGATCGAGATGGCCGAGGTGGCCCCGCGCGGCGAGGTGGCGTTCGCGATCGTCGAGAGCCGGGCCGGCGCGCCCGCCGCCGCCCCGCGCGTACCGCTCGACGTCGCGATCTGCAGCGACTGCCTGCGCGAGCTCTTCGACCCGCGCGCGCGCCGCCATCGCTACGCCTTCACCCACTGCGCGAGCTGCGGGCCGCGCGCGGCGGTGCTCGCGGCGCTGCCCTGGGACCGCGAGCGCAGCGCGCTCGCGCCCTTCCCTCCCTGCGCCGACTGCCACGCCGAGTACCACGATCCGGCCGACCGCCGCCACCACGCGGAGTCGATCGCCTGCCCCGCCTGCGGCCCGCGGCTGTGCGCCTTCGAGCCGGGCGGCGGCGCGCTCGCGGGCGACGCGCTCGAGCACGCCGCCCGGGCGCTGCACGCGGGCGCCGTGGTCGCCCTCAAGGGCTACGGCGGCTACCACCTCGCCGTCGACGCGACCCGCGACGACGCCGTCCGCACCCTGCGCCGCCGCAAGGACCGCCCCGCCAAGCCCTTCGCCCTGCTCGCCCCCGACCTCGCCACCGCGGAGCGGATCGTCCGGCTCGGCGCCGCCGAGCGGGAGCTCCTCGCGGGCCCCGCGCGCGCGGTGGTCGTCGCGCCGCGCCGCCCGCGCGGGCCCCACGCGCTCGGCCTCGCGGAGGCGCTCGCACCCGGGATCGCCGACCTCGGCGTGCTGCTCCCGGTGGCGCCCGCGCACCACCTGCTCCTCTTCGCGCCGGGGACCACGCCCGAGCGGGACGCTCCGCGCTTTCCGGCGCTCGTGCTCACCTCGGCCAACCTCGGCGGCGAGCCGATCCTCCACCGCGACGACGAGGCGCGCGCCCGGCTCGCCGGCCTCGCCGACCTCGTCGTCGGCCACGACCGCGCGGTGCTGCGGCCGAACGACGACCCGGTGTATCGCAGCGCCCCTGCGGGCCCGATCCCGATCCGCCTCTCGCGCGCGAGCGCACCGCTCGTGCTCGCGCTGCCGGGCGGGCTCCGAGCGCGCGAGCCGGTCGTCGCCCTGGGAGGCGAGCTCAAGTGCGCGCCCGCCCTCGCCTGCGGCGGCGAGCTGCTGCTCGGCGAGCACGTGGGGGACCTCGCGGGCGCCGCCGCCTTCGACGCGGCGCGCGACCGCGCAGCCGGCCTCGCGCGGCTCGCGGGCGTCGCGCCCGCCCTCGCCACCCACGACCTCCACCCCGACGGCGCGGGCGCGGCGCTCGCCGCACAGCTCGCTCCCCGCACCGCCTCCGTCCAGCACCACCACGCGCACGCGGCGGCCTGCCTGGTCGAGCACGGCCGGGCCGGGCCCGCCCTTGCGCTCGCGCTCGACGGTCTCGGCTACGGGCTCGACGGCACGCTCTGGGGCGGCGAGCTCCTCGAGGTCGAGCTCGCGCGCTGCGAGCGGCTCGCCCACCTCGAGCCCGTCCCGCTCGCGGGCGGTGACGCCGCCGCGCGCGAGCCGTGGCGCATGGCCGCCGTCTGGCTGCGCCGCGCCTTCCCGGAAGGCGCCCCGCGCCTCCCCTGGCACGCGCGGCGCGACCCGGCCCGGCTCGCCGCGCTCGAGACGATCGCCGCGCGGGGGATCGCCAGCCCCCCCACCTCCTCGTGCGGGCGGCTCTTCGACGCGCTGGCCTCGCTCCTCGACCTGGTCGACGAGGCGAGCCACGAAGCCGAGGCCGCGCTCGCGCTCGAGTCCGCGGCCGAGGCGGCCGAGCCGGCCACCCTCCCGGGCGCGCTCGGCGCAGGCTCGCGATCCGGTGTCGCCCCGGGCGTGGTGATCGAGGTGGCCCCGCTCGTGCGCGCCCTCACGATCGCACGCGCCCGCGGCGCGGCGGTCCCCGGGCTGGCCGCGGCCTTCCACGAGGAGCTGGCCGCGACGCTGGCCGCGGCGGCGGCCGGCTGGGCGCGCGCGCGCCGCCTCACGGCGGTCGTGCTGACCGGCGGCTGCTTCCAGAACCGCCGGCTCCTCGAGGCCGTGCGCACGCGGCTCCTCGCGGCCGGGCTCGAGCCGCTCCTCCACCGCCGCCTCCCGCCCGGCGACGGCGGCCTCGCGGTCGGCCAGCTCGCGGTCGCGGTGGCGCGGGAGGCGGCCGGTGGCTCCGCCGCCGCTCAGCTCGGGAAGCGGCTCGAGTAG
- the hypE gene encoding hydrogenase expression/formation protein HypE: MNDRPDLTGLLAPSCPAPAAETGRVTLPHGAGAGASARLFETLLWPRLANDLLAPRHDGAVLGAAGGRLAFTTDGFVVSPLVFPGGDIGSLAVHGTLNDLAMCGARPLALSCALILEEGLPLATLAGVVDSLARAAADAGVPVATGDTKVVERGKGDGLFVTTAAVGLVPGARELGPGRVREGDAVLASGPIGCHGAAVLSVREGLHFESEIMSDSAWIGPMVEALLEAVPGTRCLRDPTRGGLGAVLHEIARGAGAELEIDEAAVPVDAPVRAACELLGLDPLFLASEGRCVAFVAEADAERALAALRSHPLGRGAARIGRVRAGAPRVVVRTRMGARRLLVLPEGEPLPRIC; this comes from the coding sequence GGGGCCGGCGCCGGCGCGAGCGCGCGCCTGTTCGAGACCCTGCTCTGGCCGCGCCTCGCGAACGACCTGCTCGCCCCGCGCCACGACGGCGCGGTGCTCGGGGCGGCCGGCGGGCGGCTCGCCTTCACGACCGACGGCTTCGTCGTGTCGCCCCTCGTGTTCCCGGGCGGCGACATCGGCTCGCTCGCGGTGCACGGCACGCTCAACGATCTCGCGATGTGCGGCGCGCGCCCGCTCGCGCTCTCCTGCGCGCTGATCCTCGAGGAGGGGCTCCCGCTCGCGACGCTCGCGGGCGTCGTCGACTCGCTCGCCCGCGCGGCCGCCGATGCGGGCGTGCCGGTGGCGACCGGCGACACCAAGGTCGTGGAGCGCGGCAAGGGCGACGGCCTGTTCGTCACGACCGCCGCGGTGGGCCTCGTGCCGGGCGCCCGCGAGCTCGGGCCCGGGCGGGTGCGCGAGGGCGACGCGGTGCTGGCCTCGGGGCCGATCGGCTGCCACGGCGCCGCCGTGCTCTCGGTCCGCGAGGGCCTCCACTTCGAGTCCGAGATCATGAGTGATTCCGCATGGATCGGGCCGATGGTCGAGGCCCTGCTCGAAGCCGTGCCCGGGACCCGCTGCCTGCGCGACCCCACCCGCGGCGGGCTCGGCGCGGTGCTCCACGAGATCGCGCGCGGCGCCGGCGCCGAGCTCGAGATCGACGAGGCCGCCGTGCCGGTGGACGCGCCGGTGCGCGCGGCCTGCGAGCTGCTCGGTCTCGACCCGCTCTTCCTGGCGAGCGAGGGCCGCTGCGTGGCCTTCGTCGCCGAGGCCGACGCCGAGCGCGCGCTCGCGGCGCTGCGCAGCCACCCGCTCGGGCGCGGCGCGGCGCGCATCGGCCGCGTGCGCGCGGGCGCGCCGCGCGTGGTCGTGCGCACGCGCATGGGTGCCCGCCGGCTGCTCGTGCTGCCCGAAGGCGAGCCGCTGCCGCGGATCTGCTGA
- a CDS encoding wax ester/triacylglycerol synthase family O-acyltransferase, which yields MSDYAYQRLRELDRAFLIQEGPDTPMHVGAVQIHEAAPLRGADGAIDVERILAYVASRLHRLPRYRQRVEPAPLGGHPIWVDDARFNLRYHVRHSRLPRPGDERLLKRSCARIFEQRLDLHKPLWELWIVEGLEGDRVALVHKVHHAMVDGVSGAELMRVLMTPEPVAEVAPAAVFRPRRGPTAREYATAELVRLGRAPFALAGALRRLAGDEDGARRALLERARATGRALAAGASRAAPLPFNQPVGPHRRVDWLATSLDEIGCVRAAFGGTVNDVALAIVAGALRRYLGEVRRIDLEGVELRVMAPVSTRAASERGALGNRVAAWVVTLPLAERDRRTRLERVREETGRLKERHESLGAETLTQALEWLGATPIALGARLLEEGAPFHLVVTNVPGPRQPLYLLGARLLEAHPLVPLVGTLGIGIALFSYGRTLSWGFTADWERVPDLHDLVEAVAHELRELRALAEREGAGGVAAAPPGRTARRVRKDAAHPG from the coding sequence ATGAGCGACTACGCCTACCAGCGCCTGCGCGAACTCGACCGGGCCTTCCTGATCCAGGAGGGGCCCGACACCCCGATGCACGTCGGCGCGGTGCAGATCCACGAGGCGGCACCGCTGCGTGGCGCGGACGGCGCGATCGACGTCGAGCGGATCCTCGCCTACGTGGCGTCGCGGCTGCACCGGCTGCCCCGCTACCGGCAGCGCGTCGAGCCCGCACCGCTCGGCGGCCATCCGATCTGGGTCGACGACGCGCGCTTCAACCTCCGCTATCACGTCCGCCACAGCCGCCTGCCGCGGCCCGGCGACGAGCGCCTGCTCAAGCGCAGCTGCGCGCGCATCTTCGAGCAGCGTCTCGACCTGCACAAGCCGCTCTGGGAGCTGTGGATCGTGGAGGGCCTCGAGGGCGACCGCGTGGCGCTCGTCCACAAGGTCCACCACGCCATGGTCGACGGCGTCTCGGGTGCCGAGCTGATGCGCGTGCTGATGACGCCCGAGCCGGTCGCCGAGGTCGCGCCGGCGGCCGTCTTCCGGCCGCGTCGCGGGCCGACGGCGCGCGAGTACGCGACCGCCGAGCTGGTCCGCCTCGGGCGCGCGCCCTTCGCGCTCGCGGGGGCGCTGCGCCGGCTGGCCGGCGACGAGGACGGCGCTCGCAGGGCGCTCCTCGAGCGCGCGCGGGCGACGGGCCGGGCGCTGGCGGCGGGGGCCTCGCGGGCCGCGCCCCTTCCCTTCAACCAGCCGGTCGGCCCGCACCGGCGCGTCGACTGGCTCGCCACCTCGCTCGACGAGATCGGATGCGTGCGCGCGGCCTTCGGCGGCACCGTGAACGACGTCGCCCTCGCGATCGTCGCGGGCGCGCTGCGCCGCTACCTGGGCGAGGTGCGGCGGATCGACCTCGAGGGCGTCGAGCTCCGGGTGATGGCGCCCGTGAGCACGCGCGCGGCGAGCGAGCGCGGCGCCCTCGGCAACCGGGTGGCGGCCTGGGTGGTGACCCTGCCGCTCGCCGAGCGCGATCGCCGCACGCGTCTCGAGCGGGTGCGCGAGGAGACGGGGCGGCTCAAGGAACGCCACGAGTCGCTCGGCGCGGAGACCCTCACGCAGGCCCTCGAGTGGCTGGGCGCGACGCCGATCGCGCTCGGCGCACGCCTGCTCGAGGAGGGCGCTCCCTTCCACCTCGTCGTCACCAACGTGCCGGGGCCGCGCCAGCCTCTGTACCTCCTCGGCGCGCGCCTGCTCGAGGCGCACCCGCTGGTGCCGCTGGTGGGCACGCTCGGGATCGGGATCGCGCTCTTCAGCTACGGGCGCACGCTCTCGTGGGGCTTCACGGCGGACTGGGAGCGGGTGCCCGACCTCCACGACCTGGTCGAGGCGGTGGCCCACGAGCTGCGCGAGCTGCGTGCGCTCGCCGAGCGGGAAGGGGCCGGGGGCGTGGCCGCGGCGCCGCCCGGGCGCACCGCACGCCGCGTCCGGAAGGACGCCGCCCACCCCGGCTGA
- the nifJ gene encoding pyruvate:ferredoxin (flavodoxin) oxidoreductase produces MARACIDGNEAAARVAHALSEVLAIYPITPASPMGELCDAWSSEGRTNLWGVVPEVIAMQSEGGAAGALHGAVQRGALATTFTASQGLLLMLPNMYKIAGELCPAVIHVAARAIATHALSIFGDHSDVMAARATGFAMLASASVQEAHDLALVAHAASLRSRIPFLHFFDGFRTSHEMSRIELLADDDLRALVAEADVLAHRARRLTPDRPVLRGSAQNPDVFFQAREAANPFYDALPEIVQGRMDALGARTGRRYGLVDYAGAPDAERVLVLMGSGAGAARQAVAALCERGERVGLLVVRLYRPFPGRALCAALPASVRALAVLDRSKEPGAPGEPLYQDVVAALCAQGGGRAARMPRVIGGRYGLASKEFTPAMAKAALDELAREAPRNGFTLGIVDDVTHRSLPVASDFRVPHQGVSAVFFGLGSDGTVGATKSTVRILGEQAGLFAQGTFVYDSKKSGAITVSHLRFGTRPIEASYRIDEADFVACHQFGLLERVDVLGCAAPGATLLLDSPYGPEAVWEHLLREVQEEILRKRLSLWVIDAHRVAREVGMANRINTVMQPCFFALAGVLPREQAIAAIRESVRRAYAKRGPAVVERNLAAVDGSLAALRRVAVPAAASATRRRAPLVPPEAPAFLQRVTARLLAGEGDRLPVSALPADGTFPTGSARYEKRAIAQEIPIWDPALCIDCGKCALVCPHAAIRMKAYPEAELAGAPPGFPSKPFRSRELPDRLLTIQVAPDDCTGCGVCVDVCPARSKTEVKRKAIRMAPAAAHRDRERPRFEFFLGLSDPDPAGFSAATVKHSQCLPPLFEFSGACAGCGETPYLKLLSQLFGDRILVANATGCSSIYGGNLPTTPWTVNRAGRGPAWANSLFEDDAEFGLGMLLALERHRDEARMLLTRLAPRIGEELARGILAAGQADEASIAAQRERVAALRVALGGIAGPESAAAQRLLSLADDLVRKSVWVVGGDGWAYDIGTGGLDHLLASGRDVNVLVLDTQVYSNTGGQASKATPRGAVAKFASAGRAVARKDLGLLASSYGNVYVAQVAMGADDAQCVKAFLEAEAWPGPSLLIAYSTCIAHGIDMTRSMSRQRDAVRSGFWPLYRYHPGPGPHQRPFQLDSRAPTLPIAEFAAGEARFAVLQRSDPQRARHLLALAQADADERWRLYEQLSRVERTLPHEHEE; encoded by the coding sequence ATGGCCCGGGCATGCATCGACGGCAACGAGGCGGCGGCACGGGTCGCGCACGCGCTCAGCGAGGTGCTCGCGATCTACCCGATCACGCCCGCCTCCCCGATGGGCGAGCTGTGCGACGCCTGGAGCAGCGAGGGGCGCACGAACCTCTGGGGCGTCGTGCCCGAGGTGATCGCGATGCAGAGCGAGGGCGGCGCGGCCGGCGCGCTGCACGGCGCGGTGCAGCGCGGCGCGCTCGCCACGACCTTCACGGCTTCGCAGGGCCTTCTGCTCATGCTGCCGAACATGTACAAGATCGCCGGCGAGCTGTGCCCGGCGGTGATCCACGTGGCGGCCCGCGCGATCGCGACGCACGCGCTGTCGATCTTCGGGGACCACAGCGACGTGATGGCGGCGCGCGCGACCGGCTTCGCGATGCTCGCGAGCGCGAGTGTCCAGGAGGCGCACGACCTGGCGCTCGTCGCGCACGCGGCCTCGCTGCGTAGCCGGATCCCGTTCCTGCACTTCTTCGACGGCTTCCGCACCTCGCACGAGATGAGCCGGATCGAGCTGCTCGCCGACGACGACCTGCGCGCGCTGGTGGCGGAGGCGGACGTGCTCGCGCACCGGGCGCGCCGCCTGACGCCGGACCGGCCGGTCCTGCGCGGCTCGGCGCAGAACCCCGACGTCTTCTTCCAGGCCCGCGAGGCGGCGAACCCCTTCTACGACGCGCTGCCGGAGATCGTACAGGGGAGGATGGACGCGCTCGGCGCCCGGACCGGCCGCCGCTATGGGCTCGTGGACTACGCCGGCGCCCCGGATGCGGAGCGCGTGCTCGTCCTGATGGGTTCGGGCGCCGGCGCGGCGCGCCAGGCGGTTGCCGCCCTGTGCGAGCGCGGCGAGCGGGTGGGGCTGCTGGTCGTGCGCCTCTATCGCCCGTTTCCCGGGCGCGCGCTGTGCGCGGCGCTCCCGGCGAGCGTGCGCGCGCTCGCCGTCCTCGACCGCAGCAAGGAGCCGGGCGCGCCGGGCGAGCCCCTCTACCAGGACGTCGTGGCGGCCCTCTGCGCGCAGGGCGGCGGCCGCGCCGCGCGGATGCCGCGCGTGATCGGCGGCCGTTACGGGCTCGCCTCGAAGGAGTTCACGCCCGCGATGGCGAAGGCCGCCCTCGACGAGCTCGCGCGAGAGGCACCCCGCAACGGCTTCACGCTCGGGATCGTGGACGACGTGACGCACCGGAGCCTGCCGGTCGCGAGCGACTTCCGCGTTCCGCACCAGGGTGTGAGCGCGGTCTTCTTCGGGCTCGGCAGCGACGGCACCGTGGGCGCCACCAAGAGCACGGTCCGCATCCTCGGCGAGCAGGCGGGCCTCTTCGCCCAGGGCACCTTCGTCTACGACTCCAAGAAGTCGGGTGCCATCACCGTCTCGCACCTGCGCTTCGGGACGCGCCCGATCGAAGCGTCCTACCGGATCGACGAGGCCGACTTCGTGGCCTGCCACCAGTTCGGGCTGCTCGAGCGGGTCGACGTGCTCGGGTGTGCGGCGCCCGGCGCGACGCTCCTGCTCGACAGCCCGTACGGCCCCGAGGCGGTGTGGGAGCACCTGCTGCGGGAGGTCCAGGAGGAGATCCTCCGCAAGCGGCTCTCGCTGTGGGTGATCGACGCGCACCGGGTGGCGCGCGAGGTCGGCATGGCCAATCGCATCAACACCGTGATGCAGCCCTGCTTCTTCGCGCTCGCCGGCGTGCTGCCGCGCGAGCAGGCGATCGCGGCGATCCGCGAGTCGGTGCGCCGGGCCTACGCGAAGCGCGGGCCGGCGGTGGTCGAGCGCAACCTGGCGGCCGTGGACGGCTCGCTCGCCGCGCTGCGCCGGGTGGCGGTGCCCGCGGCGGCGAGCGCCACGCGTCGCCGCGCGCCCCTGGTCCCCCCCGAGGCCCCCGCCTTCCTCCAGCGCGTGACGGCGCGCCTGCTCGCGGGAGAGGGCGACCGGCTGCCCGTGAGCGCGCTGCCCGCCGACGGCACCTTCCCGACCGGGAGCGCCCGCTACGAGAAGCGCGCGATCGCGCAGGAGATCCCGATCTGGGACCCCGCGCTGTGCATCGACTGCGGCAAGTGCGCGCTGGTGTGCCCGCACGCCGCGATCCGCATGAAGGCGTACCCGGAGGCGGAGCTCGCGGGCGCGCCCCCGGGCTTCCCCTCGAAGCCCTTCCGCTCGCGCGAGCTCCCGGATCGGCTGCTCACGATCCAGGTGGCACCGGACGACTGCACCGGCTGCGGCGTGTGCGTGGACGTGTGCCCGGCACGCAGCAAGACGGAGGTCAAGCGCAAGGCGATCCGCATGGCACCGGCCGCCGCGCACCGCGACCGCGAGCGGCCCCGCTTCGAGTTCTTCCTGGGCCTCTCCGACCCCGATCCGGCCGGCTTCTCCGCGGCCACGGTGAAGCACAGCCAGTGCCTCCCGCCGCTCTTCGAGTTCTCCGGCGCGTGCGCCGGTTGCGGCGAGACCCCGTACCTCAAGCTGCTCTCGCAGCTCTTCGGCGACCGCATCCTGGTGGCCAACGCCACCGGCTGCTCGTCGATCTACGGCGGGAACCTCCCGACGACGCCCTGGACGGTGAACCGCGCGGGCCGCGGGCCCGCCTGGGCGAACTCGCTCTTCGAGGACGACGCGGAGTTCGGCCTCGGCATGCTGCTCGCGCTCGAACGACACCGCGACGAGGCCCGCATGCTGCTCACGCGGCTCGCCCCGCGCATCGGCGAGGAGCTGGCGCGCGGGATCCTGGCGGCCGGGCAGGCGGACGAGGCCTCGATCGCGGCACAGCGCGAGCGCGTGGCGGCGCTGCGGGTGGCGCTCGGCGGGATCGCGGGCCCGGAGTCGGCGGCCGCGCAGAGGCTCCTCTCGCTCGCCGACGATCTCGTGCGCAAGAGCGTGTGGGTGGTGGGAGGCGACGGCTGGGCCTACGACATCGGCACCGGCGGGCTCGACCACCTGCTCGCCTCGGGCCGTGACGTGAACGTGCTGGTGCTCGACACCCAGGTCTACTCCAACACGGGCGGGCAGGCCTCGAAGGCCACGCCGCGCGGGGCGGTCGCGAAGTTCGCCTCGGCAGGCCGCGCGGTGGCCCGCAAGGACCTGGGCCTGCTCGCGAGCAGCTACGGCAACGTGTACGTGGCCCAGGTGGCGATGGGCGCCGACGACGCCCAGTGCGTCAAGGCCTTCCTCGAAGCGGAGGCCTGGCCGGGCCCCTCGCTCCTGATCGCCTACAGCACCTGCATCGCGCACGGCATCGACATGACCCGCTCGATGAGCCGCCAGCGCGACGCCGTGCGCAGCGGCTTCTGGCCGCTCTACCGCTACCACCCGGGCCCCGGACCCCACCAGCGCCCCTTCCAGCTCGACAGCCGCGCCCCGACGCTGCCGATCGCGGAGTTCGCCGCCGGCGAGGCGCGCTTCGCCGTGCTCCAGCGCAGCGACCCGCAGCGCGCGCGCCACCTGCTGGCGCTCGCGCAGGCCGACGCGGACGAACGCTGGCGGCTCTACGAGCAGCTCAGCCGGGTCGAGCGCACCCTGCCGCACGAGCACGAGGAGTAG
- a CDS encoding dihydroorotate dehydrogenase-like protein translates to MADLRTEYLGLALRTPLVASSSPLTGDLDDLRRLEDAGASAVVLPSLFEEEIEFEALEIHRLLETGAEAFAEAPSYFPELADYDTGPERYLELVARAKQVLGVPVIASLNGVSLGGWTEYARRVEQAGADAIELNLYLVAADPALTAQAVEARQQELVRTVAEAVRIPLSVKIGPYYTALAHAARELVAAGARGLVLFNRFYQPDLDLETLEPVPRLSLSSSEELRLPLRWIAILRGQLAASLAATSGVHGVEDVAKVLLAGADVAMLASALLLHGPGHLRELERGLLAWLGERDYESVRQLRGSMSRHAVADPTAYERGNYLRTLRSYSSRFPS, encoded by the coding sequence ATGGCCGACCTGCGCACGGAGTACCTGGGCCTGGCGCTGCGGACGCCGCTGGTCGCCTCCTCGTCGCCGCTCACGGGCGACCTCGACGACCTGCGCCGCCTCGAGGACGCCGGGGCGTCGGCCGTCGTGCTGCCCTCGCTCTTCGAGGAGGAGATCGAGTTCGAGGCGCTCGAGATCCACCGCCTGCTCGAGACGGGCGCCGAGGCCTTCGCGGAGGCGCCGAGCTACTTCCCGGAGCTGGCGGACTACGACACCGGGCCGGAGCGCTACCTCGAGCTGGTGGCCCGGGCCAAGCAGGTGCTCGGGGTCCCCGTGATCGCGAGCCTCAACGGCGTGTCGCTCGGCGGCTGGACCGAGTACGCGCGCCGGGTCGAGCAGGCCGGCGCCGACGCGATCGAGCTGAACCTCTACCTGGTGGCGGCGGACCCCGCGCTCACCGCCCAGGCGGTCGAGGCGCGCCAGCAGGAGCTCGTGCGCACGGTGGCGGAGGCGGTGCGCATCCCGCTCTCCGTCAAGATCGGGCCCTACTACACGGCCCTCGCCCACGCGGCGCGCGAGCTGGTCGCCGCCGGCGCGCGCGGCCTCGTGCTCTTCAACCGCTTCTACCAGCCCGACCTCGACCTCGAGACGCTCGAGCCCGTCCCGCGGCTCTCGCTCTCGAGCTCCGAGGAGCTGCGCCTCCCGCTGCGCTGGATCGCGATCCTGCGCGGGCAGCTCGCGGCATCGCTCGCGGCCACGAGCGGCGTCCACGGCGTCGAGGACGTGGCGAAGGTGCTGCTCGCCGGCGCGGACGTGGCGATGCTCGCCTCGGCCCTGCTCCTGCACGGGCCCGGGCACCTGCGCGAGCTCGAGCGCGGCCTGCTGGCATGGCTCGGCGAGCGCGACTACGAGTCGGTGCGCCAGCTCCGCGGGAGCATGAGCCGGCACGCGGTGGCCGACCCCACCGCCTACGAGCGCGGCAACTACCTGCGCACGCTCCGCTCCTACTCGAGCCGCTTCCCGAGCTGA